In Zingiber officinale cultivar Zhangliang chromosome 9B, Zo_v1.1, whole genome shotgun sequence, the genomic window TCTTCTCACATTTTTTTTCTTAGTTCATCGAATTCTGTCGTTGCCACTTCGCCTCCGAAACAGGGGAGTTCGGAGTTGTCATCCAGGGGCGCCAGCAGGATTCTCACACTGCAAAATTTCCAAGATTTCTGTAGAGGAGTAGTGGGGATGCGGAAGATCACTTCTTTATCGTTTCTTCTCCTCGTAAATCTCCTTCTCCAGCGTGCGTCGGCCGAAACAGAGAGCTCCGTCGCTCCAATGGACAAGGCGGAGAAGGAAGCACTGTACTCGGTGATCCAAGACTTGGTGGGCGTACGGTGGAACGGCTCGGATCTTTACCCTGATCCCTGTGGATGGACTCAGATACAGGTTCGTCAAATCGTCGGATGCCCTTAGCTTTTTAAAGATCTCAAATCTCGATTTTAAGTGCAGGGAGTTTCATGCGACCTGTTTGATGGGCTGTGGTACGTCACTTCCTTGAACGTCGGGCCAATTCTCGACAATTCCCTCGAGTGTTCGTCCGATGCCAAGTTCAATCCAAAGCTGTTCCATCTCCAGCATCTCAAGAGCCTCTCCGTCTCTGACTGCTTCTCCTCTCGCCGCCGACCGCTCACCATTCCATCAAGCAACTGGGAGAGACTAGCTCCGACCTTGGAGAGCCTAGAGCTCCGGTCGAATCGCGGACTCGCCGGCCAAATTCCGGCCAATTTGGGTCAGCTCGGCAACCTCAACTCCCTAGTTCTGGCGGATAACGCATTGACCGGCGAGCTGCCGGTGGCACTCGCCGGCTTGGTTCATCTGAAGAGGCTGATGCTCTCCCTGAATAAGTTCTCAGGCCGAGTTCCTGCTCCTCTGTTCGCCGGCATGGCGCAGCTCTTGATCTTGGACCTCAGCGGCAATTACTTGACAGGTCCTCTGCCTTCCTCCCTCGCCAATCTCAGTTCCCTCCTGAAGCTTGACCTCAGCAACAACCAGTTCCAGGGAAGCCTTCCACCGGAGCTTCGAAAGTTGACGCGCCTCTCCCTACTAGACCTCAGGAACAACTCCTTATCCGGCGAACTGCCGAGATTAGAGTCGCTTCAGGATTTGCTCCTGGCTTACAATCCGTGGGGAGGAAACCTCTTGGAATTCGAGTGGGCGAACTTGCAGAACCTCTCCACTTTGTATCTATCTCACATGGGCTTGCGCGGCGCAATCCCAGACGCCATTACAAGCCTGAAGAGATTGAGGTACCTCGCGCTGGACGGGAACCAGCTCAGTGGCGGCGTCTCTGCTAAATTCTCACATCTGCCTTATCTCACTGCGCTGTACCTCAACGGCAACAACTTGAGCGGGCAGCTGGAGTTCCCCGGAGGATTCTACGAGAGGATGGGGAAGAGATTCGCCTCCTGGAACAATCCAAACCTGTGTTACAGTACGGCTTTGGCCATCGCCTCAGGGATCAATGCACCTTGCGGCGTGCCACGATGCGAGCGAGATCAACAACACTCAACTGAAGAGTTCAAATCCAATCAAGTGACAGAGAATGGCAGTCCGGAGGAGCATTCTGCGTTATGGCGGGGAATCATCATTTTGGTCGTGTTGTTGTAGAATTGTGAAGAAGCAGGGTGGTGGATTAGTCATATGGGTTTAGCTAATTTTTCTGGGGAAAACTGATGAGTCTGATAAATCTGTTGGAAGATTTGTTTGATAtatagccttttttttttttaccttgtgTCAGAAGTGTTGATTAACAGAAGATGCTAGCTATCAGAAGCCTATAGCTGCTGTCAATTAACTAGGGACAGGCAACGACAGAAGGTGCAGAAGGCTCTCTATTTGAGGTGGATGTTCGCTTCTTTAAATTGTCTTTAAAGAGATGCATTGTAGTTAGTTGCCCGTCTATAAGTAGCCTTGTGACGGGTAAAACTTACTGGAAGATAATCTTCTTGCATAGTTACATTAAGGAAGATGAGCAATCGTCTTGTAGATGTAAGATCAGTCAGTGACAATGATTGGATGAAGCCAACTCTAAGGTATAGACGGTGgtaaaaagatgaatacgctcgccTTCAAAGTCCCTGTCAATCTGTCCTAGAGTcaatatggaggaggtaaatcatggacgactactaaccttggaaataatgactagcacataagaaagACATTTACTTCGACTATATTAGAGATATATATCAAATGTTGGATGATTGATATGCGTTTAATATTATCTAGCATCAGTTGTCTAACTTGTATTCATGATCAGAGTATTTTCTTTTCTTGCGAGAGGCAAAATACTTTCTTGTAATGCTGAAATGGTAGGTTGATCAAACATCTTGTTTGAGCAACTTTCTTCTGAAATGTAATTCCAAAAGGGTAGCCTATATATTGAAAAATACCTAGTCAAATTAACCATCTTTACATCTTGTAATGCTGAAGTTGAAAGTTTGACAAGAGCAACAATAGGCAACATGTTTTAGTTGATTAGGCAAGCTTAGGTTAGTTTTTAGTGATTTATTCTTTTCTAAATGACATTTTGGACATGGGAAGCACAATAGAGATATTTTGAATAATCTTTGTATGTTGGTTTTATTAACATTCATAAATTATTGGTAGATATAAGTGGTAGAGAAGATCTATATTGATAATATAGTATTCAAAGCgattaaataataatttcatcTATAACTATATCTTATAAATACTTAAgaattagtaattgttttccaaAGAATTTCCAAAAGGCCCCCAAAATAAGATCGAATGCTTCTATCACTACTAATTAGCAATATCAAAAATGATGATGGTCgtttccaaaataaaaaatagtgACAATTACTTCATTATAGATTGATATGTTGAACAAAAAATGTTACAACAAGTGCAAAACTAGGAATCAGTCTTGACAAATCATATAAAGTACTCAGCTAATTTTACAACTTAATAATACACAATTCCCAACGACACAAGGGGAAAAGGAAACAAGTTAAATCCTAAAACCACTAACGTTTGGAATAATTTAACTTGCTACAAGATGAGACAAACCGGTGAGACAACCTGGAAGATCATGCAGATGATCCTCTGAATCGAGTGTCGTATGCCACCATTTGAATCATACAAGAACGTCCCCgttctataaaaaaaatttggaGGGGAAAGAAGAGTCTCTGCATGAAAAAAGGTGGCAATATTTGAGAAAATTGCCAAGTAGTTCAACCAGTGAGCTTCTGCATGAAAATTGCCAAGGTGACCCTCCAGATGTATTTGAGCAATCTGTAATTTATGGCAAAAGAATGCCAGATAAAACTTAGTTTCCTTGGAGAATACACGGATAACTTGGTGATCTTTGATGTAGATTACATATAAACAAGGAATGAATTTGGCGACGGATTGCATATCTAAGCTGCAATAACAAATACTTCATAAAAAAGTATGTAAGCAGTAAGTGCTCTGAGCAAATAAGAAGCCAACCTGACCTTTACTTCTAAAAACAATTAAATGAGCAAACAAATAATGAGAACATTTTAGGACAGGTGAGCCCATTTTTTGTTTGACGCTACATGAAGCATGCCTATCGATAAAGAACCATTCACTTGAGGCAAGTTAAATGACAATTATATTAGGCCTATTTTGTTTTTGAAAATAGAGTGCACCAAATGCTACAAAaggtaaacaataaaaaaaatagatgtaGCTGAAAATAACTTTCCCT contains:
- the LOC122024866 gene encoding piriformospora indica-insensitive protein 2-like, with protein sequence MRKITSLSFLLLVNLLLQRASAETESSVAPMDKAEKEALYSVIQDLVGVRWNGSDLYPDPCGWTQIQGVSCDLFDGLWYVTSLNVGPILDNSLECSSDAKFNPKLFHLQHLKSLSVSDCFSSRRRPLTIPSSNWERLAPTLESLELRSNRGLAGQIPANLGQLGNLNSLVLADNALTGELPVALAGLVHLKRLMLSLNKFSGRVPAPLFAGMAQLLILDLSGNYLTGPLPSSLANLSSLLKLDLSNNQFQGSLPPELRKLTRLSLLDLRNNSLSGELPRLESLQDLLLAYNPWGGNLLEFEWANLQNLSTLYLSHMGLRGAIPDAITSLKRLRYLALDGNQLSGGVSAKFSHLPYLTALYLNGNNLSGQLEFPGGFYERMGKRFASWNNPNLCYSTALAIASGINAPCGVPRCERDQQHSTEEFKSNQVTENGSPEEHSALWRGIIILVVLL